In Seriola aureovittata isolate HTS-2021-v1 ecotype China chromosome 17, ASM2101889v1, whole genome shotgun sequence, a genomic segment contains:
- the LOC130185273 gene encoding uncharacterized protein LOC130185273 isoform X2 yields the protein MSVLSVVEQAIKSCKAEQEKINDSIQLYREILQTLTPQPKKDSEESEGADAAATDTNTLPGEKEDIELLERVLEKALWVRTGSGASKKDPDRNKQSGPRKEPGISVFTSKGVTQSSALSKGSDLTIRSTSKSASLDRKEHKKPGSSLSSSLGARPSTSNNPRQSKTTNNRGTIQKHPVSSAAAVHHQATRKLQQAGSASGSLDRSKKKTVKSSMLSVENLGEAAAIPTPSSNNAVPFSHTDESGAHSLLQHTRIPSEQTTKWKSVRNKQNRLWDKVMALQRKPVPGRSHFMERMRATFPKDWPCGSPDQTRALVDRLTHQGHDLIQHCQTMELLAKVTPETATEQGGKKNKYDSYMTLERLQMTAAELQNFADQVKQESEAWDRWRPVGGCLCPTGANGVWEDGMIAPLPLTVTYTTEADLRELERLRMQVALLQQEINLEQLSSIAPGPGHPNASVLRDMYSLLGEGGERFPAIVQDSEPD from the exons ATGTCAGTGCTGTCCGTGGTTGAGCAAGCTATCAAGTCATGCAAAGCTGAACAAGAGAAGATCAATGACAGTATTCAGCTCTACAGAGAAATATTACAGACCTT AACACCACAACCCAAGAAGGACTCTGAGGAATCTGAAGGTGCAGATGCTGCTGCTAcag ACACAAATACCTTACCAGGGGAGAAGGAAGATATAGAATTGCTGGAGCGAGTACTGGAGAAAGCCCTGTGGGTCCGCACTGGCTCGGGAGCATCTAAAAAAGACCCAGACAGAAACAAGCAATCTGGACCTCGAAAGGAACCAGGCATTTCAGTTTTCACATCAAAAGGTGTAACACAGTCATCTGCACTGTCTAAAGGAAGTGATTTGACCATCAGATCAACCTCTAAATCTGCCAGTCTTGACAGAAAAGAGCACAAAAAACCTGGATCTTCACTATCTTCCTCACTAGGCGCAAGACCTTCAACTAGCAACAATCCTAGACAgtccaaaaccacaaataataGAGGCACAATCCAGAAGCATCCTGTCTCATCAGCTGCGGCTGTGCATCACCAGGCAACTAGGAAATTGCAGCAGGCTGGTTCAGCATCTGGCTCTCTTGATCGCTCTAAAAAAAAGACTGTTAAAAGCAGCATGCTGAGTGTTGAAAACCTGGGAGAGGCTGCAGCTATCCCAACACCTTCTTCAAATAACGCAGTgcctttctcacacacagatgagtcTGGAGCTCATAGCTTGCTTCAACACACTAG GATACCTTCGGAGCAGACAACAAAGTGGAAATctgtaagaaacaaacaaaacag GTTGTGGGACAAAGTTATGGCTCTGCAAAGGAAACCTGTGCCAGGGAGGAGTCACTTCATGGAGAGAATGAGAGCTACG TTCCCCAAGGATTGGCCGTGTGGCAGCCCAGATCAGACCAGGGCTCTGGTCGACAGGCTGACTCACCAAGGGCATGACCTCATCCAGCACTGTCAGACAATGGAGCTTCTGGCCAAGGTGACTCCAGAAACGGCCACAGAGCAGG GTGGTAAGAAAAACAAGTATGACTCCTACATGACACTTGAAAGGTTGCAAATGactgcagcagagctccagAACTTTGCAGACCAAGTGAAACAAG AGTCGGAAGCATGGGATCGATGGAGGCCAGTGGGAGGTTGTCTTTGCCCAACTGGGGCAAATGGTGTGTGGGAAGATGGGATGATCGCACCCCTGCCCCTCACTGTAACATACACAACAGAGGCAGACCTCCGAGAGCTGGAGAGGCTGAGGATGCAGGTGGCACTGCTGCAACAGGAGATTAACCTCGAGCAG CTCTCATCTATAGCACCTGGGCCTGGACATCCCAACGCCAGTGTGCTGAGAGACATGTACTCTCTGCTGGGTGAAGGAGGGGAGCGTTTCCCTGCCATTGTCCAGGACTCTGAGCCTGATTGA
- the LOC130185273 gene encoding uncharacterized protein LOC130185273 isoform X3: MSVLSVVEQAIKSCKAEQEKINDSIQLYREILQTLTPQPKKDSEESEGADAAATDTNTLPGEKEDIELLERVLEKALWVRTGSGASKKDPDRNKQSGPRKEPGISVFTSKGVTQSSALSKGSDLTIRSTSKSASLDRKEHKKPGSSLSSSLGARPSTSNNPRQSKTTNNRGTIQKHPVSSAAAVHHQATRKLQQAGSASGSLDRSKKKTVKSSMLSVENLGEAAAIPTPSSNNAVPFSHTDESGAHSLLQHTRIPSEQTTKWKSVRNKQNRLWDKVMALQRKPVPGRSHFMERMRATFPKDWPCGSPDQTRALVDRLTHQGHDLIQHCQTMELLAKVTPETATEQESEAWDRWRPVGGCLCPTGANGVWEDGMIAPLPLTVTYTTEADLRELERLRMQVALLQQEINLEQALLDTLSPQLSSIAPGPGHPNASVLRDMYSLLGEGGERFPAIVQDSEPD; encoded by the exons ATGTCAGTGCTGTCCGTGGTTGAGCAAGCTATCAAGTCATGCAAAGCTGAACAAGAGAAGATCAATGACAGTATTCAGCTCTACAGAGAAATATTACAGACCTT AACACCACAACCCAAGAAGGACTCTGAGGAATCTGAAGGTGCAGATGCTGCTGCTAcag ACACAAATACCTTACCAGGGGAGAAGGAAGATATAGAATTGCTGGAGCGAGTACTGGAGAAAGCCCTGTGGGTCCGCACTGGCTCGGGAGCATCTAAAAAAGACCCAGACAGAAACAAGCAATCTGGACCTCGAAAGGAACCAGGCATTTCAGTTTTCACATCAAAAGGTGTAACACAGTCATCTGCACTGTCTAAAGGAAGTGATTTGACCATCAGATCAACCTCTAAATCTGCCAGTCTTGACAGAAAAGAGCACAAAAAACCTGGATCTTCACTATCTTCCTCACTAGGCGCAAGACCTTCAACTAGCAACAATCCTAGACAgtccaaaaccacaaataataGAGGCACAATCCAGAAGCATCCTGTCTCATCAGCTGCGGCTGTGCATCACCAGGCAACTAGGAAATTGCAGCAGGCTGGTTCAGCATCTGGCTCTCTTGATCGCTCTAAAAAAAAGACTGTTAAAAGCAGCATGCTGAGTGTTGAAAACCTGGGAGAGGCTGCAGCTATCCCAACACCTTCTTCAAATAACGCAGTgcctttctcacacacagatgagtcTGGAGCTCATAGCTTGCTTCAACACACTAG GATACCTTCGGAGCAGACAACAAAGTGGAAATctgtaagaaacaaacaaaacag GTTGTGGGACAAAGTTATGGCTCTGCAAAGGAAACCTGTGCCAGGGAGGAGTCACTTCATGGAGAGAATGAGAGCTACG TTCCCCAAGGATTGGCCGTGTGGCAGCCCAGATCAGACCAGGGCTCTGGTCGACAGGCTGACTCACCAAGGGCATGACCTCATCCAGCACTGTCAGACAATGGAGCTTCTGGCCAAGGTGACTCCAGAAACGGCCACAGAGCAGG AGTCGGAAGCATGGGATCGATGGAGGCCAGTGGGAGGTTGTCTTTGCCCAACTGGGGCAAATGGTGTGTGGGAAGATGGGATGATCGCACCCCTGCCCCTCACTGTAACATACACAACAGAGGCAGACCTCCGAGAGCTGGAGAGGCTGAGGATGCAGGTGGCACTGCTGCAACAGGAGATTAACCTCGAGCAG GCTCTGTTGGACACTCTTTCCCCACAGCTCTCATCTATAGCACCTGGGCCTGGACATCCCAACGCCAGTGTGCTGAGAGACATGTACTCTCTGCTGGGTGAAGGAGGGGAGCGTTTCCCTGCCATTGTCCAGGACTCTGAGCCTGATTGA
- the LOC130185273 gene encoding uncharacterized protein LOC130185273 isoform X1, with protein sequence MSVLSVVEQAIKSCKAEQEKINDSIQLYREILQTLTPQPKKDSEESEGADAAATDTNTLPGEKEDIELLERVLEKALWVRTGSGASKKDPDRNKQSGPRKEPGISVFTSKGVTQSSALSKGSDLTIRSTSKSASLDRKEHKKPGSSLSSSLGARPSTSNNPRQSKTTNNRGTIQKHPVSSAAAVHHQATRKLQQAGSASGSLDRSKKKTVKSSMLSVENLGEAAAIPTPSSNNAVPFSHTDESGAHSLLQHTRIPSEQTTKWKSVRNKQNRLWDKVMALQRKPVPGRSHFMERMRATFPKDWPCGSPDQTRALVDRLTHQGHDLIQHCQTMELLAKVTPETATEQGGKKNKYDSYMTLERLQMTAAELQNFADQVKQESEAWDRWRPVGGCLCPTGANGVWEDGMIAPLPLTVTYTTEADLRELERLRMQVALLQQEINLEQALLDTLSPQLSSIAPGPGHPNASVLRDMYSLLGEGGERFPAIVQDSEPD encoded by the exons ATGTCAGTGCTGTCCGTGGTTGAGCAAGCTATCAAGTCATGCAAAGCTGAACAAGAGAAGATCAATGACAGTATTCAGCTCTACAGAGAAATATTACAGACCTT AACACCACAACCCAAGAAGGACTCTGAGGAATCTGAAGGTGCAGATGCTGCTGCTAcag ACACAAATACCTTACCAGGGGAGAAGGAAGATATAGAATTGCTGGAGCGAGTACTGGAGAAAGCCCTGTGGGTCCGCACTGGCTCGGGAGCATCTAAAAAAGACCCAGACAGAAACAAGCAATCTGGACCTCGAAAGGAACCAGGCATTTCAGTTTTCACATCAAAAGGTGTAACACAGTCATCTGCACTGTCTAAAGGAAGTGATTTGACCATCAGATCAACCTCTAAATCTGCCAGTCTTGACAGAAAAGAGCACAAAAAACCTGGATCTTCACTATCTTCCTCACTAGGCGCAAGACCTTCAACTAGCAACAATCCTAGACAgtccaaaaccacaaataataGAGGCACAATCCAGAAGCATCCTGTCTCATCAGCTGCGGCTGTGCATCACCAGGCAACTAGGAAATTGCAGCAGGCTGGTTCAGCATCTGGCTCTCTTGATCGCTCTAAAAAAAAGACTGTTAAAAGCAGCATGCTGAGTGTTGAAAACCTGGGAGAGGCTGCAGCTATCCCAACACCTTCTTCAAATAACGCAGTgcctttctcacacacagatgagtcTGGAGCTCATAGCTTGCTTCAACACACTAG GATACCTTCGGAGCAGACAACAAAGTGGAAATctgtaagaaacaaacaaaacag GTTGTGGGACAAAGTTATGGCTCTGCAAAGGAAACCTGTGCCAGGGAGGAGTCACTTCATGGAGAGAATGAGAGCTACG TTCCCCAAGGATTGGCCGTGTGGCAGCCCAGATCAGACCAGGGCTCTGGTCGACAGGCTGACTCACCAAGGGCATGACCTCATCCAGCACTGTCAGACAATGGAGCTTCTGGCCAAGGTGACTCCAGAAACGGCCACAGAGCAGG GTGGTAAGAAAAACAAGTATGACTCCTACATGACACTTGAAAGGTTGCAAATGactgcagcagagctccagAACTTTGCAGACCAAGTGAAACAAG AGTCGGAAGCATGGGATCGATGGAGGCCAGTGGGAGGTTGTCTTTGCCCAACTGGGGCAAATGGTGTGTGGGAAGATGGGATGATCGCACCCCTGCCCCTCACTGTAACATACACAACAGAGGCAGACCTCCGAGAGCTGGAGAGGCTGAGGATGCAGGTGGCACTGCTGCAACAGGAGATTAACCTCGAGCAG GCTCTGTTGGACACTCTTTCCCCACAGCTCTCATCTATAGCACCTGGGCCTGGACATCCCAACGCCAGTGTGCTGAGAGACATGTACTCTCTGCTGGGTGAAGGAGGGGAGCGTTTCCCTGCCATTGTCCAGGACTCTGAGCCTGATTGA